Proteins from a single region of Meles meles chromosome 10, mMelMel3.1 paternal haplotype, whole genome shotgun sequence:
- the LLCFC1 gene encoding sperm-egg fusion protein LLCFC1, whose translation MGRPMNSLGSQLCRAAFLATILLLLRVKGVKPQKGNLDPNEKSQNEEIPSTDQNQEYFEEHFVASSVGEMWQTVDMTQQEDDKTSDTAAFRDHLLDLAFCFNLASIMVFL comes from the exons ATGGGCAGGCCCATGAAttccctgggctcccagctctgcagggcaGCATTCCTGGCCACCATCCTGCTGCTGCTGCGGGTCAAGGGGGTGAAGCCTCAGAAAGGCAACTTGGACCCCAACGAGAAGAGTCAGAATGAGGAGATACCCTCTACAG ACCAGAATCAAGAGTACTTTGAAGAGCACTTTGTGGCCTCCTCAGTGGGTGAGATGTGGCAGACTGTGGATATGACCCAGCAAGAAGATGACAAGACATCAGACACGGCAGCTTTTCGTGACCACCTATTGGACCTAGCCTTCTGCTTCAATCTGGCCAGCATCATGGTTTTTTTATGA